atatattagTTAGTTTTATCGCGTCTTGGGCGATATCTCTGCTGCTTTACTTCAGCAGAATAACcggtatgacatcacaatcatgaataattgaaacattggtttaaacaaaGGTTATTGTTGCAGGACTATGGCTTCATTGTTCAATCTTCAATTCCTTCGATTATTTTTGGTCTTGGGCGTCGAGCGTTaactttgtgacatcatcggTCATTATGACGTGTTACTTCGGCAATTGTGACCCTGGTTGTAACAATGCGGGGTTTGTGAGACATTGTGACGTATACATATCATAACAatagtattgtgacgtcacaggttTTGTCATTGTGCGAAGCAACTGACGTCACTATTCCTAggactgatgacgtcattgttttATGTTCTAGAAGCTCAAAATCTTCGAATATTTGTTTCCGTTGGAACAGGtgagtttgattgacaggtaagTTTGATTGATGGGTTGTGTTcgattgacaggttgtgtttgattgacaggttgtgtttgattgacaggttatgtttgattgacaggttgtgttcGATTGataggttgtgtttgattgacaggttatgtttgattgacgggttgtgtttgattgacgggttatgtttgattgacaggttgtgttcGATTGATAGGTTGTGTTCGATTGACAGGctatgtttgattgacaggttatatttgattgacaggttgtgttcGATTGataggttgtgtttgattgacaggctatgtttgattgacaggttatatttgattgacaggttatatttgattgacaggttatatttgattgacagatggGTTTGATTGACGGGTTATATTTGACTGACAGGctatgtttgattgacaggttgtgttcgattgacaggttatgtttgattgacaggctatgtttgattgacaggttatatttgattgacaggttgtgttcgattgacaggttatgtttgattgacaggttatatttgattgacaggttataTTTGATTAACAGAtcggtttgattgacaggttatgTTTGACTGGCAGgttttgtttgattgacaggttgtgttcGATTGACAGGctatgtttgattgacaggttataTTTGATTGACNNNNNNNNNNNNNNNNNNNNNNNNNNNNNNNNNNNNNNNNNNNNNNNNNNNNNNNNNNNNNNNNNNNNNNNNNNNNNNNNNNNNNNNNNNNNNNNNNNNNNNNNNNNNNNNNNNNNNNNNNNNNNNNattatgtttgattgacagattatgtttgattgacaggttatgtttgattgacaggttctgtttgattgacaggttgtgtttgatttttgacaggttatgtttgatttttgacaggttatgtttgattgacaggttatgtttgattgacagattatgtttgattgacagattatgtttgattgacaggttctgtttgattgacaggttatgGTACAAGTTGGAAAGGAGTTTGGAAAATGTTTGTGTTGGTGGTTGGAGGGATGGCGTTCGGGCTTTTGGTTGAAACTGGATATAAATGCAACTATTACTCCAAACATGGGtgggttgtgacgtcattactgACGTAATCTATGACATAATGTTGTTAGTTGCACAGAGGGTAGAACGTTCGTGTTATGTGCCTGGTGCGTCGCATGGGGAGTCACGTGTTTAACCTACGTCATCAACTGCTTTACGGTAGGTGGACCAGAGGTTAACGAAATAGAAATagtattatgtttaatacagGCCGCTAGCTGGCGGCAAAGTGTTGAGAAGTTTGAATTCTTTTGGGGTTCGTTTTCGtttcttttatatttggtTGGAGCTTGTGTACTGGCGGGATTCATGGAGTGCAAAAAGTTCCAATCATCAACTTGTAGAAGTAGATTGGCAGGTGCGTTTGAGTGACAGGTGGGTTTGATTGGCTGGtaggtttgattgacaggttgtgtttaaTTGACAGGCGATATTTGTGGGTTCGTTGCCGCCATCTTGTTTCTGTTCGATGCTTTTTACTTACGTGCACATCGACCCACGTGGTTTATGGGGACAGCAGCGTCATCTACCGGAgactaattgtttaataatggCGTACTACATCATGACAATAGtcgtatgtgacgtcacagatgtTATGTTGTTTgattgaacccattacctctgggttacagacaggcgcgctaaccactatgccacgacGCCGGATTTctatgtgtgacgtcacagtaccTATTACTCGCAGAATGTTTGTATCGTTTAGTTGTAAAATTAACGTTGTGCAATTGAGACCATGTTTTGGACGGGTTTGATTTTATTATGAAGTCTTTTTTGATGAGATTGGCATTTAGGGCGTGTAATTTTGTTAAGcaattctgacgtcataatcacagATATTGTAACTGTTGCGTCATAAATTCGAGAGAATATTAGAAAAAAGCAGCGAACGCGAGAGTTGTCTGTATTTGGACAAACGATAACAAACACAATATGTTTAACATGATATGCGGTCGGTTATTGCATCGGGTTGTTAACGCGGCTAGTTCTCAATATTGTTTGAAAAGCACAACCATTCAACGTATTTTCGATGGGCCGGGGTTGGATGACTTCATCtctggtgacgtcattgagAGAGATTATGACGGGGAGCTGGTGAAAGGGAAGGGAATTAAAAGGTGGGGGCGACGTTCTGGGACAAGTTTTGTAACAGGGgtgttattatatgttttagcatAAGGTTCCCTacgactatgagtgtaactgttttttaacaatgtcaccccagattttaccctgctgttcagatgtctatacaaacaagcagagctaaaGTACATTGctttcaccacattaatcattaaggttccctatgtttgacaaatatGAGTGTAaccgtattttaacaatgtcaccccagattttgtttttaaaagtatgaCTTCCATGGTATTGTAGGTGTCGGTAAAATATTATATCACAGGTTACGGTTACCCCCGTGGTTGAAAACTAAATTTCCTGAAGGCGAGAATTACAAACGAATCAAATCAAATCTGCAAAAGTTGAATCTTAACACGGTTTGTGAGGAGGCTAAATGTCCGAACATTGGTGAATGTTGGGGGGGCGGGGACGACAAGACTGCAACAGCAACCATAATGGTAACGAAcaacaaatgtattttgtttattttgatattttcttAATGTTAGTTGTTGGGTGATACTTGCACGAGAGGTTGTAGGTTTTGTTCGGTCAAGACGGCTCGAAAACCCCCCCCTCCGGACCCCCAGGAGCCACCCAATACTGCCGAAGCTATAATTAACTGGGGTGTTGATTATATTGTCCTCACTTCCGTGGATAGAGATGGTGAGTGGTTGAATGAAATGTTTTTgatataacatttattaggAGACAATTGTTCGTTTTAGATTTGCCTGATGGGGGTGCAGAGCATTTTGCGGAAACGGTTCGTTATTTAAAGCAAGGCGCACCAGAATTGCTTGTGGAATGCCTCACCCCAGATTTCAGGGGGAATATGGATTGCGTTAAGGTTCTTGCAACATCAGGTCTGGATGTTTACGCGCATAATGTGGAGTGTGTACGGGAGTTTTCATGGTaggtgaaataaatataagatttctatttttattgctGGTTGTTTAGGCTGGTTCGTGACCCTCGTGCTAAATATGACCAGTCGTTGGAAGTGTTGCGCAACGCAAAACAATTCAATTCctcagtgttgaccaaatcATCCATAATGCTTGGGTTCGGCGAAACTGACGCACAAGTTCTTCAAACATTAAAAGGtatgtgatttctatgatAGTTATGCGCAATAATTATGCTCATGCAGATTTAAGAGAAGCAAATGTTGATTGCGTAACGCTGGGACAATACATGCAACCAACCAAACGTCACATGAAGGTTTATTTCCATTTAATTGTAATTAACCTAATTACTAAAGTTAATTATTATCACAGGTATCAGAGTATGTAACTCCgtcaaagtttaaacattggGAGAAAGTTGGAAATGAACTTGGCTTTTTATACACGGCGAGTGGACCATTGGTTAGATCGTCCTATAAAGCCGGAGAATTCTTCATCAAAAATGTTATTcgtaatgaaaaaaatcaatcgACTTGAAATGTTTTAcctaaactgttgttttaagttttaatcggttttgtttttattttgttttactttttaatgtacagaaaataaaatgcaatcaatgtatttgtgttttaacttaaGTAGTAAAAATGTACTATTTCTATGGAACAGCTGATGATACATTGTTGCGTAACAAGGgagtttgtttgtttcattatgacgtaatatcaCGCCACTATCATATCTTAAACCCGATTGGTCGAGAGCGATGGTCTCATTCTACACACAGCGATGAAAACAAACGAAACATTCTTCggcgtgttttattttatagatgTTTGAAGATATAGTTTGTGTTAATTTCGATTTTTTCAAAGATATTTTAAGAATGGACTTGGCTTCGTATGTTTTTGGTAAAATCGATGACGGATCACCGGCTGGGGATCTTGAAATCGACGATTTggatcaaaataatttaaatttggatAATTTTTCTGATGCTTTAATGGTTGAAGGGATTTCAGGTCAAGATGAAATGTTGCAAAACAACTGGATGGCCGACATTgatggtttgttgttttagataTCTAATGTTAAAgtgattttaaatatagtgtttgttttattattgcaataaaaaatttgGTAGGCTATTAGCAAACGATGTTGGTTCCAAACATCTTGGTTACAAATTATATCTTggtattcatttaaaatgaaagttggattcaatgtataaaaaacattcacctACGTTACCATAGTGATAATAAAATCATAGGGAAATAGAAATcttaatattcaatatttcatagaaatcttacaagGCATGGCCAAAGAGAAACAAGCGGAACTTGAACTTTGCAATTCGGTGGTTTCTTCTTCTGTTGGTCGACAATCGTTAAACGATTTATTAAACGCGCCTCCCCAGCCCACCCTGGTCAAGGAAAGATTAACAAACGAACCAAACcatgaacaaaattttatttttcctgtCTCTCCGGCGCCACCTGATGTCAAACCCAGACTGGAAACAAATCCGGTAAATTAAGTTAATTAATTAAGTTAGTTACTGATTAATTCCTGCACCCCCCAGCCCCCGCAAGCCGCTGTCCCCCCCTTCACCCACCAACCAACAACACATGTTCGCAACCAAAACCCCCAGATTGATCAACCCCCTCACCCCGATGAAACGATCCAACAGCTGGATTTAGTTTCGGCGATTCAACAGAACCCACAGCTTCGTCAACAACTCCAGCAACAAATCATTCAATCGCAGCGTAGGGTTGATACTCCTATGTTAGGGAATTCCCCAATCCCATCTCCACCTTTGGATGCCTCGCCACAGGtacattgtgatgtaatagatacattgtgatgtaatagatacattgtaatgtaatataatCAAACAATATATGCTACAGTTGCAGAGTATGTTCAACTCAAACACAATTATCACCCCTGTGTTGTTGGAGCAAAAGTTTCCAATCCAAAGGTAACACAACTAACTCCCGTCTTTAAACCCCCAACTACCCATCTTGAGTTTAAACCCCCCACTACCCCCCTTGAGTTTAAACCCCCCACTACCCCCCTTGAGTTTAAACCCCCAACTA
The DNA window shown above is from Ciona intestinalis unplaced genomic scaffold, KH HT000187.2, whole genome shotgun sequence and carries:
- the LOC100183489 gene encoding lipoyl synthase, mitochondrial-like isoform X1, producing the protein MFNMICGRLLHRVVNAASSQYCLKSTTIQRIFDGPGLDDFISGDVIERDYDGELVKGKGIKRLRLPPWLKTKFPEGENYKRIKSNLQKLNLNTVCEEAKCPNIGECWGGGDDKTATATIMLLGDTCTRGCRFCSVKTARKPPPPDPQEPPNTAEAIINWGVDYIVLTSVDRDDLPDGGAEHFAETVRYLKQGAPELLVECLTPDFRGNMDCVKVLATSGLDVYAHNVECVREFSWLVRDPRAKYDQSLEVLRNAKQFNSSVLTKSSIMLGFGETDAQVLQTLKDLREANVDCVTLGQYMQPTKRHMKVSEYVTPSKFKHWEKVGNELGFLYTASGPLVRSSYKAGEFFIKNVIRNEKNQST
- the LOC100183489 gene encoding lipoyl synthase, mitochondrial-like isoform X2 translates to MFNMICGRLLHRVVNAASSQYCLKSTTIQRIFDGPGLDDFISGDVIERDYDGELVKGKGIKRLRLPPWLKTKFPEGENYKRIKSNLQKLNLNTVCEEAKCPNIGECWGGGDDKTATATIMLLGDTCTRGCRFCSVKTARKPPPPDPQEPPNTAEAIINWGVDYIVLTSVDRDDLPDGGAEHFAETVRYLKQGAPELLVECLTPDFRGNMDCVKVLATSGLDVYAHNVECVREFSWLVRDPRAKYDQSLEVLRNAKQFNSSVLTKSSIMLGFGETDAQVLQTLKGIRVCNSVKV